One window of the Candidatus Chryseobacterium colombiense genome contains the following:
- the hemL gene encoding glutamate-1-semialdehyde 2,1-aminomutase: protein MRYERSSALFDEAYKYIPGGVNSPVRAFKSVGGVPVFMKSAKGAYLTDADDNTYIDYINSWGPAILGHTHPEVLEELKIQAEKGFSFGAPTELETEIAKFITENVPNIDQIRMVSSGTEACMSAIRLARGFTGRDKFIKFEGCYHGHSDSFLIKAGSGAATFGNPNSPGVTAGTAKDTLLARYNDFEQVEDLFRHNQGEIAAVIIEPVAGNMGCVLPENEFLQKLRKICDENGTLLIFDEVMTGFRLAFGGAQELFNVKADLVTYGKVIGGGLPVGAFAGRNEIMDHLAPKGGVYQAGTLSGNPLAMRAGLKTLQIIKNDPEFFNRLAKTTETLDFEIGKILNEKSIAHRINRKGSMMSVFFHINRVSNFDEAQNANHSLFNNFFHQLLKNGIYLPPSGYETYFISDAIKDREIDMTLEAVRKFEYSN, encoded by the coding sequence ATGAGATACGAAAGAAGCTCGGCTTTATTTGATGAAGCTTACAAATACATTCCCGGCGGAGTAAATTCTCCGGTCCGTGCGTTCAAATCGGTAGGAGGAGTTCCTGTTTTTATGAAATCTGCAAAAGGTGCTTATCTTACGGATGCTGATGATAATACATATATTGATTATATAAATTCATGGGGGCCCGCTATTTTGGGGCACACTCATCCGGAAGTTCTGGAAGAATTAAAAATCCAGGCAGAAAAAGGTTTTTCCTTTGGTGCACCGACAGAACTGGAAACTGAGATCGCAAAATTTATTACGGAAAATGTTCCGAATATCGATCAGATCAGAATGGTTTCTTCAGGAACAGAGGCTTGTATGAGCGCCATCAGACTGGCAAGAGGTTTTACTGGAAGAGATAAATTTATAAAATTTGAAGGCTGTTATCATGGTCACTCAGATTCGTTTCTGATTAAGGCGGGAAGTGGAGCGGCAACATTTGGAAATCCAAATTCTCCCGGAGTAACTGCGGGAACAGCAAAAGATACTTTATTAGCAAGATATAACGATTTTGAGCAGGTGGAAGATCTGTTCAGACATAATCAGGGGGAAATTGCAGCGGTAATTATTGAACCTGTTGCCGGAAATATGGGATGTGTCCTTCCAGAGAATGAATTTCTTCAAAAACTAAGAAAGATTTGCGACGAAAACGGAACTTTATTAATCTTCGATGAGGTAATGACAGGTTTCAGGCTGGCTTTTGGAGGGGCTCAGGAACTTTTTAACGTGAAAGCGGATTTGGTAACATATGGTAAAGTAATCGGAGGTGGACTTCCGGTTGGTGCTTTTGCAGGAAGGAACGAAATTATGGACCATTTGGCACCCAAAGGCGGAGTTTACCAAGCGGGAACTTTAAGTGGAAATCCTTTGGCAATGAGAGCGGGTTTGAAAACTTTACAGATTATCAAAAACGATCCTGAATTCTTCAACAGATTGGCAAAAACTACGGAAACTTTGGATTTTGAGATTGGGAAAATTTTAAATGAAAAAAGTATCGCTCATAGGATTAACAGAAAAGGTTCTATGATGTCAGTATTCTTCCATATCAACAGAGTTTCCAATTTTGATGAAGCTCAGAATGCCAATCATTCATTGTTCAACAATTTCTTTCATCAGTTATTAAAAAATGGAATATATCTTCCTCCAAGCGGATATGAAACGTATTTCATTAGTGATGCGATAAAAGACAGAGAAATTGATATGACGTTGGAAGCAGTCAGAAAATTTGAGTATTCAAATTAA
- a CDS encoding glucosaminidase domain-containing protein: MKRLFLLISLLVLSKFSAQTWATEDQYIQRFAKYAVEEMEKYKIPASITLAQGLLETGGGQSRLAQEGKNHFGIKCKEDWTGKTMKHTDDAPNECFRVYDDPRQSYEDHSIFLSTRKYYANLFNLDMKDYKAWATGLKKAGYATNPRYASILIGKIERYKLYEFDDTNSNEVLYAVLKMYPDLKDDRTFMAQLEPSKTGKKSKEPVTVEVPYKPTSYAQQQKRVERIKTKAEILNSILIKSHPNDGLKYIIIPEDTNVQFIANKFKISESKLLKWNELESDVLHKNDIIFLESKNSDGNTPTYKAESGENMHDIAQKFGIKLNKLYAKNRMDEGQKPSAGQLIYLIDKKPRN; encoded by the coding sequence ATGAAAAGACTTTTCTTACTAATTAGCCTTTTAGTTTTATCAAAATTCTCAGCTCAGACCTGGGCAACCGAAGATCAATATATCCAAAGATTTGCAAAATATGCGGTAGAGGAAATGGAAAAATATAAAATTCCTGCTTCTATCACTCTTGCGCAGGGACTCTTGGAAACCGGAGGCGGACAAAGCCGACTCGCTCAGGAGGGGAAAAATCATTTCGGAATAAAGTGTAAAGAAGATTGGACCGGGAAAACAATGAAACATACCGATGATGCTCCCAACGAATGTTTCCGTGTATATGATGATCCGAGGCAATCTTATGAAGACCACTCCATATTTTTATCAACAAGAAAATATTACGCGAATCTGTTCAATCTGGATATGAAAGATTATAAAGCATGGGCAACAGGTTTAAAAAAAGCAGGCTATGCTACGAATCCGCGTTACGCTTCGATACTGATCGGGAAAATTGAAAGATACAAGCTATACGAATTTGATGATACTAACTCTAATGAAGTTCTGTACGCAGTCCTGAAAATGTATCCGGATCTGAAAGATGACAGAACATTTATGGCTCAGCTTGAGCCTTCAAAAACGGGAAAAAAATCAAAAGAACCGGTGACGGTAGAAGTTCCTTATAAACCTACTTCTTATGCTCAGCAACAGAAAAGAGTGGAGAGGATTAAAACTAAAGCAGAAATCCTTAATTCCATTTTGATTAAAAGTCATCCCAATGACGGCTTAAAATATATCATCATTCCTGAAGATACCAATGTGCAGTTTATTGCCAATAAGTTTAAAATAAGCGAAAGCAAACTTTTAAAATGGAATGAGCTGGAGTCTGATGTACTGCATAAAAACGATATTATTTTCCTTGAATCTAAAAACTCTGATGGAAACACACCTACTTACAAGGCAGAGTCAGGCGAAAATATGCATGATATTGCTCAGAAATTCGGAATTAAATTGAATAAATTATACGCAAAAAACAGAATGGATGAAGGGCAGAAACCTTCAGCAGGACAGCTGATTTATTTAATAGATAAAAAACCTAGAAACTAA
- a CDS encoding pyridoxal-phosphate dependent enzyme, whose amino-acid sequence MKLPEIHIPVVEIPLNKNVKLFIKREDLIDSQISGNKYWKLFFNINQYLENNPENPNIITFGGAFSNHIAAVSAVGRMLNIPSLGIIRGEELQNKWRDNPTLVFAEKNGMNFRFVPREEYRDKEKLTQSLQKEFPEALIVPEGGTNEDAVNGVKMMLNDETKDFDYLCTAVGTGGTIAGILKFCEDNQKVIGFKVVNDSSLENKIFELTLKRNFDLIDSSFGGYGKIKDENIRFINGFKERYGIPLEPIYTGKMMQRIFELIDEGYFPENSRVLCFHTGGLQGIEGANLLLRKQNRNLII is encoded by the coding sequence ATGAAGCTTCCTGAAATTCATATTCCGGTTGTTGAGATCCCTCTCAATAAAAATGTGAAACTCTTTATAAAAAGGGAAGATCTTATTGATTCACAAATTTCAGGAAACAAATACTGGAAACTTTTTTTCAATATTAATCAATACCTGGAAAACAATCCTGAAAATCCGAATATCATTACTTTTGGAGGTGCTTTTTCCAATCATATCGCTGCAGTTTCTGCCGTAGGAAGAATGCTGAATATTCCTTCTTTGGGAATCATCAGAGGTGAAGAGCTGCAAAACAAGTGGAGAGATAATCCGACTTTAGTTTTTGCGGAGAAAAACGGGATGAATTTCAGATTTGTTCCCCGTGAAGAATACCGGGATAAAGAAAAACTTACCCAATCTTTACAGAAAGAGTTCCCCGAAGCGCTCATTGTTCCGGAAGGAGGAACCAATGAAGATGCGGTGAATGGAGTGAAAATGATGCTGAATGACGAAACAAAAGATTTTGATTATCTTTGCACCGCCGTTGGAACTGGAGGAACGATTGCCGGAATTTTAAAATTTTGTGAAGATAATCAGAAAGTTATAGGATTTAAAGTGGTAAACGATTCTTCATTGGAGAATAAAATATTTGAATTAACTTTGAAAAGAAATTTTGATCTAATAGATTCAAGTTTTGGAGGTTATGGTAAAATAAAAGATGAAAATATCCGTTTTATCAATGGCTTTAAAGAAAGATACGGAATTCCTTTGGAACCGATATATACAGGAAAGATGATGCAGCGGATTTTTGAACTGATTGATGAAGGATATTTTCCTGAAAATAGCAGAGTTTTGTGCTTTCATACTGGTGGATTGCAGGGAATTGAAGGAGCAAATCTGCTTTTACGGAAACAGAATAGAAATTTAATTATATAA
- a CDS encoding DUF5522 domain-containing protein — protein sequence MALFDIKEGEDFYYNEQGYKVFTEKFHLKRGYCCKSGCRHCPYGYDKKTDTFIKNDKKNK from the coding sequence ATGGCACTTTTTGACATCAAAGAAGGTGAAGATTTTTACTACAACGAGCAGGGGTACAAGGTTTTTACAGAAAAATTTCATCTGAAAAGAGGATATTGCTGTAAAAGTGGCTGTAGACACTGTCCTTACGGATACGATAAAAAGACCGACACATTCATTAAAAACGATAAAAAAAATAAATAA
- a CDS encoding DUF4136 domain-containing protein, with protein sequence MKKYIFILLAAATLGLTSCSPFNVRSDYADTANFTSYKTYKLRIDDLKLNDIDKDRVLNELSRQLQSKGLQSGENPDLIVNVKANHKKITDITNNSPYGMYGWGGPFGWGVGMSRTWTSNYNEGAIIVDFVDARTNKLVWQGIGSGISVDSPKAKQRQIPEIMAEIMKNYPPQKK encoded by the coding sequence ATGAAAAAATATATTTTTATTTTGTTAGCCGCGGCTACTTTGGGTTTAACATCTTGCAGCCCATTCAATGTACGTTCTGATTATGCTGATACAGCAAATTTTACTTCATATAAAACTTATAAGTTAAGAATTGATGATTTAAAATTAAATGATATTGATAAAGACAGAGTTTTGAATGAATTGTCGAGACAGCTTCAAAGCAAAGGTCTTCAGTCCGGAGAAAATCCTGATCTGATTGTGAACGTAAAAGCCAACCACAAAAAAATCACCGATATTACCAACAATTCTCCTTACGGCATGTATGGTTGGGGCGGCCCTTTCGGTTGGGGTGTCGGAATGAGCAGAACCTGGACCAGTAATTATAATGAAGGAGCCATTATCGTAGATTTTGTAGATGCAAGAACCAATAAATTGGTATGGCAAGGTATCGGAAGCGGAATTTCTGTAGATTCTCCAAAAGCAAAACAGAGACAGATTCCTGAGATCATGGCAGAAATCATGAAAAACTACCCTCCTCAGAAAAAATAG
- a CDS encoding endonuclease translates to MKKIFFFLGFASLVSAQAPSGYYNSANGLTGANLKTALSTIITNGHQDKGYNGLWTGYKTTDIDKNYENDGSILDIYSEKPTAADPYKYTPVTNQCGTYSVEGNCYNREHIVPQSLFNEASPMVSDIHFIRATDGKVNGMRSNYPFGKVGTATFTSKNGSKLGSSASSGYSGTVFEPIDEFKGDVARMIFYFVTRYQSKLSSFTSGDMLGSSAYPGLQTWELNVLLAWHNQDPVSQAEINRNNASYTYQGNRNPFIDNPNYVNLIWGSQQSSADTQSPTTATGLTVSGTTSNSISLTWNASTDNVGVTSYSIYMNGSLKTTVNSTSATISGLNASTSYSFYIVAKDAAGNSSPNSSTVSGTTAGTVTQSTTCVNETFETIPASSPASYSTRTWTNNGITWTATDARTDQTISNLAITVRDGSLQSSTSANGIGSLTVTTQLKFTGTNGTFNVQVNGVSVGTIPYSTTATTTTINNINTSGNVVVTLTNSSSSNRVAIDNVSWTCYGGTSRTASNNIATLAPENNTLQISQNPISNQEIFVKGETDNIQKAEIYNLQGKLMQSINQPFRNNRNSIKIKNLEQGVYILKLDQLALKFIVK, encoded by the coding sequence ATGAAAAAAATCTTCTTTTTTCTGGGCTTTGCTTCTCTGGTAAGCGCTCAGGCTCCAAGCGGATATTATAATTCTGCCAATGGATTAACCGGCGCCAATCTGAAAACTGCTTTAAGCACTATTATCACCAACGGACATCAGGATAAGGGCTACAACGGGCTTTGGACAGGTTATAAAACGACCGATATTGATAAAAATTATGAAAATGACGGTTCTATTTTAGATATTTATTCTGAAAAACCAACTGCTGCAGATCCTTATAAATATACTCCGGTGACCAATCAGTGCGGAACATATTCGGTAGAAGGAAATTGCTATAACAGAGAGCATATTGTTCCACAAAGCTTATTTAATGAAGCTTCACCAATGGTTTCTGATATTCATTTCATCAGAGCTACAGATGGAAAAGTAAATGGAATGAGATCCAATTATCCGTTCGGAAAGGTAGGAACAGCTACTTTTACTTCTAAAAACGGTTCAAAACTTGGCAGTTCTGCTTCTTCGGGATATTCAGGAACTGTTTTTGAGCCTATTGATGAGTTCAAAGGGGATGTAGCCAGAATGATTTTTTATTTCGTAACCCGCTATCAAAGTAAACTTTCATCTTTTACTTCAGGAGACATGCTGGGAAGTTCTGCTTATCCGGGATTACAAACATGGGAGCTGAATGTATTATTGGCTTGGCACAATCAGGATCCAGTTTCTCAGGCCGAAATTAATAGGAATAATGCCTCATATACTTACCAGGGAAACAGAAATCCTTTCATTGATAATCCTAATTATGTAAATTTAATCTGGGGCTCTCAACAATCTTCAGCGGACACACAGTCTCCAACCACGGCTACAGGACTGACCGTTTCAGGAACTACATCAAACAGTATTTCTCTTACATGGAATGCATCAACAGATAATGTCGGAGTAACGTCTTATAGTATTTATATGAACGGAAGTTTGAAAACGACAGTGAATTCTACTTCGGCAACCATTTCAGGGCTAAATGCTTCTACCTCTTACAGTTTTTATATTGTAGCCAAAGATGCAGCCGGAAATTCTTCTCCGAACAGCTCAACAGTTTCGGGTACAACAGCCGGAACTGTGACACAGTCTACCACTTGTGTAAACGAAACTTTTGAAACGATTCCTGCTTCAAGTCCAGCATCCTATTCAACAAGAACATGGACGAACAATGGAATTACATGGACTGCAACTGATGCAAGAACTGATCAGACAATATCTAATTTAGCAATTACAGTAAGAGACGGTTCTTTACAATCAAGCACATCGGCCAATGGAATCGGTTCTTTAACTGTGACGACTCAACTTAAGTTTACCGGAACCAACGGAACATTCAATGTTCAGGTCAATGGTGTAAGTGTAGGAACAATTCCTTACAGTACAACAGCAACCACTACAACAATCAATAATATCAATACTTCCGGAAATGTAGTTGTTACTTTAACTAACAGCTCATCCAGCAACCGAGTAGCCATTGATAATGTAAGCTGGACCTGCTATGGCGGAACTTCAAGAACAGCAAGCAACAATATAGCAACTTTAGCTCCGGAGAACAACACCTTACAAATTTCTCAGAATCCAATTTCTAATCAGGAGATTTTTGTAAAAGGGGAAACGGATAACATTCAAAAAGCAGAGATCTATAATCTTCAGGGAAAATTAATGCAAAGTATTAATCAGCCTTTTAGAAATAATAGAAACTCAATTAAAATTAAAAACCTTGAACAGGGTGTTTATATTTTGAAATTAGATCAATTAGCCTTAAAATTTATTGTGAAATAA
- the tssD gene encoding type VI secretion system tube protein TssD, which yields MAANSRGILKFNGGEGQKLLKLNYSVSRSTDVSGRVASDPSNAIIKLTVEATEKSDILESLLNGKYKPTSGEITFNKSHEEGTLITLNWENGYVIEHEVDFNAVDENSMLISFTVSAEKINYGNSAYEGLWPSA from the coding sequence ATGGCAGCAAATTCAAGAGGAATTCTTAAATTCAACGGAGGAGAGGGGCAGAAATTATTAAAGCTGAACTACAGTGTATCCAGATCAACGGATGTATCAGGTAGAGTAGCTTCAGATCCTTCCAACGCAATTATCAAACTTACTGTAGAGGCTACAGAAAAATCTGATATCCTGGAAAGCTTACTAAACGGAAAATATAAACCAACCAGCGGAGAAATTACATTTAACAAATCTCACGAAGAAGGAACATTGATTACTTTGAACTGGGAAAACGGATATGTAATTGAGCACGAAGTAGATTTCAATGCAGTAGATGAAAACTCTATGCTGATAAGCTTTACAGTGAGTGCAGAGAAAATCAATTATGGTAATTCTGCTTACGAAGGACTTTGGCCATCAGCTTAA
- a CDS encoding CCC motif membrane protein codes for MNQQKLPNATAVLVLGIVSIVGCCCYGVVGVITGIIGLSLYKKDNALYQQNPDLYSDYSNLSTGRILCIIGLILSSLNLIANIVMIATFGWEGMSDPQMIQERMREIMGK; via the coding sequence ATGAATCAACAAAAATTACCTAATGCTACGGCAGTGCTTGTTTTAGGAATTGTATCTATTGTAGGATGCTGCTGCTACGGAGTAGTAGGAGTTATTACAGGAATTATAGGGTTGTCACTTTATAAAAAGGATAATGCATTATATCAGCAAAACCCGGATTTATATTCTGATTACAGCAATTTGAGTACGGGTAGAATCTTATGTATTATTGGTCTTATACTGAGCTCATTGAACCTGATTGCTAATATCGTAATGATTGCAACATTCGGTTGGGAGGGAATGTCGGATCCTCAAATGATCCAAGAAAGAATGAGAGAGATCATGGGGAAATAA
- a CDS encoding DUF2752 domain-containing protein, with amino-acid sequence MKIEDFMLPCPSKKILGIECFGCGAQRAILMVFEGRFGEAFHMFPAVYTLLLFLCVVGANFIDKKRNYGNLIIFLAITNSVIMVVAYFYKHFFIYI; translated from the coding sequence ATGAAAATCGAAGACTTTATGTTGCCCTGCCCAAGCAAAAAAATTCTAGGAATAGAATGTTTTGGTTGTGGCGCTCAGAGAGCAATACTAATGGTCTTTGAAGGCCGGTTTGGTGAGGCTTTTCATATGTTTCCAGCTGTATACACCTTGCTTCTCTTTTTATGTGTGGTTGGAGCTAATTTTATCGACAAAAAAAGAAATTACGGAAATTTAATTATTTTTTTAGCCATTACTAACTCGGTCATCATGGTGGTTGCCTATTTTTACAAACATTTTTTTATTTATATATAA
- the namA gene encoding NADPH dehydrogenase NamA, with the protein MLYSPIQFRNVELKNRWVMSPMCMYSCENGLANDFHFVHYGSRAQGGTGLIIVEATGVEARGRITNHCMGIWNDEQAEQLKKIVDFVHQNSESKIGIQLAHAGRKGSTWNNIQIPLEEGWETVAPSPIPYHPTERIPHVLTADEIKEQVQNFKNAAKRAVKAGFDVIEIHGAHGYLVHQFLSPLSNIRTDEYGGSFENRIKFLLEIVEAVNEELNENVALFVRISGTEYAENGWDIKESVELAKILKAHDVDLIDVSSGGNIHGAKIAVFDGYQVPLASEVKNKAEVKTGAVGLITKINQAEEILQKGDADLIFVAREILRNPYIAVQGSFEMNEESFFPHQYLRAKISS; encoded by the coding sequence ATGTTATATTCACCAATACAATTTAGAAATGTGGAATTGAAGAACCGTTGGGTAATGTCTCCAATGTGCATGTATTCTTGCGAAAACGGACTGGCCAATGATTTTCATTTTGTACATTACGGAAGCCGGGCTCAAGGAGGAACAGGGCTTATTATAGTAGAAGCAACCGGTGTGGAAGCCAGAGGAAGAATCACAAATCACTGTATGGGAATCTGGAATGATGAACAGGCGGAACAACTTAAGAAAATTGTTGATTTTGTGCACCAGAACTCTGAGAGTAAAATCGGAATCCAGCTTGCGCATGCAGGTAGAAAAGGCTCCACCTGGAATAATATTCAGATTCCGTTAGAAGAAGGCTGGGAAACAGTAGCTCCAAGTCCTATTCCGTATCATCCGACTGAAAGAATTCCTCATGTTTTAACTGCTGACGAAATTAAAGAACAGGTTCAGAATTTTAAAAACGCGGCAAAAAGAGCTGTGAAAGCTGGCTTTGATGTTATTGAAATTCATGGAGCTCACGGATATCTGGTTCATCAGTTCCTTTCACCGCTTTCCAATATCAGAACAGATGAATATGGTGGAAGTTTTGAAAACAGGATTAAATTTTTACTTGAAATAGTAGAAGCCGTAAATGAAGAATTAAATGAAAATGTAGCTCTTTTTGTCAGAATTTCCGGAACAGAATATGCTGAGAACGGCTGGGATATTAAAGAGAGTGTAGAGCTGGCAAAAATACTAAAAGCTCATGACGTAGATCTTATTGATGTTTCCAGTGGGGGAAATATTCACGGAGCAAAAATTGCTGTTTTTGACGGCTATCAAGTACCATTGGCTTCTGAAGTTAAGAATAAGGCAGAGGTAAAAACGGGAGCTGTAGGATTGATTACCAAAATAAACCAAGCCGAGGAGATTCTGCAGAAAGGAGATGCCGATCTTATATTTGTAGCACGGGAAATTCTTAGAAATCCGTATATTGCCGTACAGGGCTCATTTGAAATGAATGAAGAATCTTTTTTTCCACATCAGTATTTGAGAGCAAAAATTTCTTCTTAA
- the cdd gene encoding cytidine deaminase, protein MRKDIHIGYEHFKNSNELSEIEQALFEKAKSAREKAYAPYSDFFVGCAILLENGDIFSGSNQENAAFPSGLCAERTTLYWVAANFPNEKIKKIFIVGGPKEFSESNPPIPPCGSCRQSIIEYETKQNESIELYFANLNEETIKVHSIKDLLPFSFDGTYL, encoded by the coding sequence ATGAGAAAAGATATACATATTGGTTATGAGCATTTCAAAAACAGTAATGAACTGAGTGAAATAGAACAAGCGCTTTTTGAAAAAGCCAAGTCGGCTAGAGAGAAAGCCTATGCTCCTTATTCAGATTTTTTTGTGGGATGTGCTATACTTTTGGAGAATGGAGATATCTTTTCGGGCAGCAATCAGGAAAACGCAGCGTTTCCTTCCGGGCTTTGTGCGGAAAGAACAACGCTTTATTGGGTTGCCGCAAATTTCCCCAATGAAAAAATAAAAAAAATCTTTATTGTAGGAGGTCCTAAAGAATTTTCTGAAAGCAACCCTCCCATTCCGCCTTGCGGATCATGCCGACAGAGTATCATAGAATATGAAACCAAACAAAATGAAAGTATTGAACTTTATTTTGCCAATTTAAATGAAGAAACGATAAAAGTACATTCTATAAAAGATCTCCTTCCATTTTCTTTTGACGGAACTTATTTATAG
- a CDS encoding TonB-dependent receptor, producing the protein MDIKRSLVLLFASYGCFLYAQEKTIDTVYVFDSQMNKVKLFHKVNTLTAEDVEKNSTNLSETLRFQSPVYIKENGRGAVSSPSFRGTTAQQTAFVWNGININSMFLGQGDINNISLSGFEQMDIKAGGGSVIYGSGAIGGSIHLNNILDFNKGIHASLFSEAGSFETYNNFARASYSNDKLSFKVSGNYSISRNDYKVEEANYNNSNGQYNNSNVNIAVAYKLTPHHQISWISEFFNGNQHYPVFFADIQTKTKYETQNIRSLIAWDWNTSRFTNAFKAAYTEENFQYFNNIDLPKSSGGTGKNYILKNDFNYFLSSKWNLNLITEFQVNDGEGYQSGIKKVSRNIGSVSGLVRYFATKDLRFEGGIKKDFVENIDSPVLFSFSGNWKALKWYETNLNISRNFRFPTFNDLYWHPGGNENLKPETSYQFELRNQFKVLDVKLSVTPYYMKIYDMIQWLQSSMGYYSPVNTNEVESYGLESQIEYAKNFGNHALKGNLGYSYSKSINMETDKQQMYVPLHKFFGNIDYQYRFLKLYVQGMFNGLTYTDTNEKRSAAIDPYFVMNAGISGTVLKNYTLGFKVNNIFNQVYQSTAYYYMPQRHYSINLTINF; encoded by the coding sequence ATGGATATTAAAAGATCTTTAGTACTGCTTTTTGCATCTTACGGTTGTTTTCTTTATGCACAGGAGAAAACGATTGATACCGTTTATGTTTTCGACAGCCAGATGAATAAGGTAAAGCTTTTTCATAAAGTTAATACCCTTACAGCGGAAGACGTCGAAAAAAATTCTACCAACCTTTCCGAAACATTACGTTTTCAGTCTCCCGTTTATATTAAAGAAAATGGTCGTGGCGCGGTTTCTTCACCTTCATTCAGGGGAACGACAGCACAACAGACAGCCTTTGTCTGGAACGGAATTAATATAAATTCTATGTTTTTGGGACAAGGAGACATCAATAATATTTCTTTATCTGGGTTTGAACAAATGGATATCAAAGCAGGTGGCGGAAGTGTAATATATGGAAGCGGTGCCATTGGAGGAAGCATTCATTTAAACAATATTTTGGATTTCAATAAAGGGATTCATGCATCATTATTTTCTGAAGCAGGATCTTTTGAAACGTATAATAATTTTGCAAGGGCCTCTTATAGTAATGATAAATTAAGCTTTAAAGTTTCCGGAAATTATTCGATCAGCCGGAATGATTATAAAGTTGAAGAAGCCAATTACAATAACAGCAACGGACAGTACAATAATTCTAACGTCAATATTGCTGTTGCTTATAAACTTACGCCTCATCATCAAATTTCATGGATTTCGGAGTTTTTTAACGGAAACCAGCACTACCCTGTTTTTTTTGCAGATATTCAGACCAAAACAAAATACGAGACTCAGAATATCCGAAGCCTGATTGCTTGGGACTGGAATACTTCCAGATTTACCAATGCCTTTAAAGCGGCTTATACAGAAGAAAACTTTCAGTATTTCAATAATATCGACCTGCCAAAATCCAGTGGCGGAACAGGAAAAAATTATATCTTAAAGAATGATTTTAACTATTTTCTTTCATCCAAATGGAATTTAAATCTCATTACAGAGTTTCAGGTAAATGACGGAGAAGGATATCAGTCAGGGATCAAAAAAGTCAGCAGAAATATAGGTTCCGTTTCAGGATTGGTTCGTTATTTTGCTACTAAAGACCTTCGTTTTGAAGGTGGAATTAAAAAGGATTTTGTTGAGAATATTGATTCACCGGTCTTGTTTTCTTTTTCAGGAAACTGGAAGGCTTTGAAATGGTATGAAACCAATCTTAATATCTCCAGAAACTTTAGATTTCCAACATTTAATGATTTATACTGGCATCCCGGAGGAAATGAAAATTTAAAGCCGGAGACTTCTTATCAGTTTGAATTAAGAAATCAGTTTAAAGTTTTGGACGTAAAATTATCTGTAACGCCATATTATATGAAGATTTATGATATGATTCAATGGCTTCAGTCTTCAATGGGATATTATTCTCCTGTGAATACGAATGAAGTGGAATCTTATGGTCTTGAATCTCAGATTGAGTATGCGAAAAATTTTGGAAATCATGCTTTGAAAGGAAACCTGGGATATTCTTACAGTAAGTCCATCAATATGGAAACCGATAAACAGCAAATGTATGTTCCGCTTCATAAATTCTTTGGGAATATTGATTACCAGTATCGATTCTTAAAATTATATGTTCAGGGAATGTTCAACGGACTTACCTATACAGATACCAATGAAAAAAGAAGCGCTGCTATTGATCCTTATTTTGTAATGAATGCAGGAATTTCAGGAACAGTTTTGAAGAATTACACTTTAGGATTTAAAGTGAATAATATTTTCAATCAGGTTTACCAATCGACCGCATATTATTACATGCCACAAAGACATTACAGCATTAACCTTACTATTAATTTTTAA